The Rhineura floridana isolate rRhiFlo1 chromosome 8, rRhiFlo1.hap2, whole genome shotgun sequence genome includes a region encoding these proteins:
- the LOC133390541 gene encoding uncharacterized protein LOC133390541, with protein MVLTRQKCKDLGIIPDKEEVQMVSRGKQAKITYYYQSNENANKTKDKAESKENLIHETLVTDWDVNNLPPWLPNNEGDNSFLNLAQEIEEAEGQGVSQDLSWFMNETITSVVDEEGSMPPLESSGCYDEYKISPQLIATYTEKTKEPELFNLQATTIKDDWCQMVSQSLTQIAKFVAEANLLLTTLTEFIVKRELYTDTETKTVNTDTQASQTNQRIDLHLVAKKEKSSKLPTQAVKKSKNDKSTRSHRRCHMKFERLFKLLETTKEPTEKRNIKRKRKKKNGKIKTKVLPDVENSQSSPKESIQGSLIMKNKPENLNFNLQIHDAHEQIAMDMDNTKPSHPNQKDRLWELTLSEIKLAIINFPKPKGYLTQKERKKHLIKTVDESSPGLIKMKDIINIKYLFYNYINARAVVTSRRKTKQLYSIARENCW; from the coding sequence ATGGTTCTCACCAGACAAAAATGCAAAGACTTAGGCATTATACCGGATAAAGAGGAAGTGCAAATGGTCTCTAGAGGAAAGCAAGCCAAAATCACTTATTACTACCAGTCGAATGAGAATGCAAACAAGACAAAAGATAAGGCAGAGTCGAAAGAAAATTTGATCCATGAAACTTTAGTTACTGATTGGGATGTAAATAACTTACCACCATGGCTTCCAAATAATGAAGGGGACAACAGCTTCCTGAATCTAGCACAAGAAATAGAGGAAGCAGAGGGACAGGGAGTCTCCCAGGATTTGTCGTGGTTTATGAATGAGACTATCACGTCAGTAGTAGACGAAGAGGGTTCAATGCCACCATTGGAATCCTCTGGCTGCTATGATGAGTATAAAATCAGCCCGCAACTCATTGCAACGTATACAGAGAAGACAAAAGAACCCGAATTATTTAACTTACAAGCAACAACAATAAAGGATGATTGGTGTCAGATGGTGTCTCAATCACTCACACAAATCGCCAAATTTGTGGCTGAAGCAAATTTGTTGCTAACAACGCTAACAGAATTCATTGTAAAAAGGGAGCTATATACTGATACAGAGACAAAGACTGTAAACACAGACACGCAGGCTTCTCAGACAAACCAAAGGATAGATCTCCATCTAGTGGCTAAAAAAGAGAAGAGCTCTAAGCTTCCAACCCAAGCTgtaaaaaagagtaaaaatgaCAAATCTACCAGGAGTCATCGTAGATGTCACATGAAATTTGAAAGACTCTTCAAGCTATTGGAAACAACAAAAGAGCCAACtgaaaagaggaatataaaaagaaaaagaaagaaaaagaatggcAAGATAAAGACCAAAGTGCTTCCTGATGTAGAAAACTCCCAATCAAGCCCAAAAGAGAGCATACAAGGATCATTAATCATGAAAAATAAGCCAGAAAATCTTAACTTTAACCTGCAAATACACGATGCTCATGAGCAGATAGCAATGGATATGGACAATACTAAACCTTCTCACCCAAACCAAAAAGATAGGCTGTGGGAGTTAACCTTAAGTGAAATAAAGTTGGCAATAATAAATTTTCCAAAGCCAAAAGGATATCTAacgcaaaaagaaagaaagaaacatctGATAAAGACTGTGGACGAATCATCTCCTGGACTTATAAAGATGAAAGATATTATAAACATCAAATACCTTTTTTATAATTATATTAATGCGAGAGCCGTAGTAACATCTCGTCGAAAGACAAAACAACTCTATTCTATCGCAAGAGAGAATTGCTGGTAG